ATAAACTTTGTTATTCATATAATATCTCACCTTACTAAATTTTTTTCATACACAGTTGCAGTTATATTGGAAGTATGGACTTCTTTGGTTATGCTATGTATTTTAACAAAACCAAGAGCACTCCAAAAGCATTTTCCTTTTTGATTAGAATCTAACACGGTTAAATAAATTTTATTAACGTTATACGTTCCACGAAGAATATCGATAATACTATAAAAAAATTCTGTACCATAATATTGTCTATAATAGTCAGGATGAATAATCATATTTTGTAGCCAAAAGCAACGGGTATCATGTTTTACATAACCGTTAAGATAGCCTATAAGCTTTTCTTCAGTAAATGTTTCGGCTAAGTAATACAAAGAAGTATAATTAAGGTTGCTTGAAGTAATAAACTGTTTTGGAAAAGATACAAAGTTACTTCTGGTATAAGCATCTTTAATTAAGTGATTATAAACAATAGTATAGTTTGATTCATTTATTGTTTTTATATTTAGTCGTTTAGATGTTTTAAGTATTTTCATGTCTTCACCTACTAATGTTTCAACGTAATACTATTTTACAACAAATTTTGAAAACAAGAAAGGTGAAAGCAATACTTTTCTATTTTGAAAGCTATTTCTAGCAATACCATATAAAAATTTTTTGATAACATTATCGTAATGATTTTAAAAAGTTAAAGTACTGTTTAAAGCTTTCATTTAAGAAAATAAAGTATAAATAGTAAACTGAAATATGAAGTAAAGTTAAATTTAAAATAAGAATAAATACCTACTTGTAATAATGTAACAGAATTAATACAAAAATATTAAATTATATGTTATAATTTACTTTGAATAAAAAATGAGAAAAACCTTGTCAAATATATAACAATTTGAAACACAATAATCTCTTAAAGGAGACTGTTATAATGATTAATCAATATAAGAATCATAAGAATATTCATAAGAAAAAAGAATATTATACTCTAATGTTTATGAGTAGCCCAACTAAAGCACCAAGAACCATTAGCATACCTAAGTGGACAAAATACCCCACTTTTTTTGTGGTGTTTATTGTAGCATTTATGGTGTTAGGGATTGGTACACATCTTACAAGACTAGAAGTTAATTTATCTCAACAAAAAAAATTAGTCAATGAATTGACTATACAAGCTGATAATTATCAAAAAGAAATAGAAACATTACAAATAGCCAATAAAGACCAATATAATCAATTAAGACATGTTATGGATGCAACCCATTTGTTGCAAGAAGAATTAATTAATTTAGCAGAACATAAAGTGGATTTGAATCAAAAGTTAAGCACCATTGAAAGAACAACAGATGATTCTCTAGAAGAAATAGAAATAGAACTGACGCGAATAGATCATAATAGAGATTTTACATATGCTTCTAATAGCAACTTAGGCACAAGTACAACTTTGAAAATGTTTGATAATGATTTGAAAGCTTTAGAAGATATGTTAGACGGATTGTATGAACAAGTCGATTTAGAAATCAATACCTTTATCAATCTAGATAAACAAGTAGAAGATTTGTTGCCTTATTGGGAAGCATACCCTTCTATTTTGCCTGTAGATGGTAGAATAAGTAGCAATTTTGGGTGGCGAAGAAATCCTTTTGGTGGTGGCTCTTATGAGTTTCATAGTGGTGTGGATTTAGCAGTGACTTATAATACACCGGTTAAAGCCACAGGAAAAGGAACTGTTATTCATACAGGTTATGACAGATTTAGTGGGAATTTAGTTATAATAGATCACGGATACGGCATCACAACAAAATATGCCCATAATAATTCAATACGAGTCAGTGAGGGAGATATAGTAGAAAGAGGAGAAGTTATAGCAGACTCTGGAAGTACAGGTAGAAGTACAGGACCCCATGTTCATTATGAAGTACTGTTAAACAATGAGCCTCAAAATCCATTAGATTATTTATATGAAGGAGAGTAATGATGAAGAAAAACAAAGGAAATTTTGAAAAGTTTAATACCATTATAGGAAATGATGCACATATTGAAGGCAGCATGATTAAATCTAAAAGTTCTATTCAAATCAATGGAACATACATTGGTAATGTAGAAGTAGAAGACAGCCTTGTTATAGGTGAAGAAGGTAAAGTGGAAGGTCAAATAAAAGCCAGTCATTTACTTGTAGCAGGCACAATAAAAGGCAATGTAGAGAGCAATGTACAAATACATATCATGCCCACAGGGAAGATATATGGCGATATTCACTGTAAGTCTATTGTAATAGACGATGGTGCCATATTAGAAGGTATGTGTAAAATGAAAACAGACCAAGGGCCGTTAAATAATAAAAAAGAAACAAGCAAATAATATAGTTTAATAACAATAAATCTCTTTAATCCCATAAAAAAACATAAAAATCCAGTGATTTCTTACAGAAATTTAATAAAATGTTCATATTTATACCGTATTATAATAATAGGGATTAAACATAATAAAAATACTTTTACAAAAGGAGGTTTATGTTTATGTATGATGAGAAAGACTTAGAAAAATTCAATGATGACAACGAAGAAAATAATAGTTATACCCACGAAGTTATAAAAAGTGAAGGACACCAGCAAGATAACCCACAGCCCAACTATTATATAGAAAAGATTAAGGAAGAAAAAAAAGAAGAAAAGAAAACATCACCTATAAAAAAATTATTATGGGTAAGTGTTGTAGCAGTCATATTTGGATTGGTATTTCAATTGACAACAACCATTTCAGAACCTTACTTTAATCAATTGGTAGAAGAAGAACCAGAAGAATTTAGGTTTGATCAGCAGAATACTATGGGTGGTAACACTGACTATGTAGAAACCAATGTAGATTTAGATGAAGATCATATAGAAACCATATTATCTTATATTGAAGGTAATAATGAAAGGGATTTATTATACAATTCCCCTGTATCATCAGTAGCAGAAGAGGTGAGTCCTTCTATTGTGACAATAACAAGCGTCATAAGAGATTATGATTGGTTTAATAATGCTTTTGAAAATGAAGGTACAGGTTCAGGCATTATATTTGGCGAAAATGATGAGGAATTATATATTGTAACGAATTACCATGTTATTGAAGGTGCCACTAGAATAGCAGCAACTTTAATAGATGAAACGACTGTAGGGACAACAGTAAAAGGCTATGATAGAGAAACAGACTTAGCAGTATTGGGTATAAACAAATCAGAGCTTACAAATTCTAATTTAAACAATATAAGAGTCGCTAACTTAGGGGATTCAGATGATTTGAAAGTAGGAGAATTGGCAATTGCCATAGGTAATCCATTAGGTTATAGCCATACGGTCACAGTAGGTGTGATCAGTGCATTAAACAGAGAAGTGGAAATAACAGATAAAACCCTAGAACTGATTCAAACAGATGCAGCCATTAACCCCGGAAATAGTGGCGGTGCGTTAGTGAATTCTAAAGGGGAAGTCATTGGTATTAATGTATTAAAATTTGCGTCTCAAAGCATTGAAGGCATGGGATTTGCAATACCAACCAATATTGCTAAACCCATCATAGAAGATTTAGTCAATCAAACACCCAAACCATACCTAGGAATTGTAGGGCAAGACATAACAGAAGAATTATCTGAAATTATTGGTTTGCCATTAGGCATATATATATCACAAGTTAACACAGATACCCCAGCTTATGGGGCAGGTATTAAACCAGGAGATATTATAATCGAGTTTAATAATGAGAAAACATTTACAATGGAAAGTTTACAAGAACAATTAGACCAACTATCCCCTGGAGATAGAGTCCCAATAAAAGTCATTCGAATTGTCAATAACAATTTAGAGACTTTTGAAACCCGTATTAATCTAGGCAATAGAATGGATTATGAGTTTACTGGATAAGATAAAGGAAAAGACGGATATATCATATGATATATCCGTCTTTTCCTTTATCAAGAGATAGAATAAAGACTTTGTTTTTTTGAACATATAAGGTATAATGAACACTAATAGGAAAGTGAAAGGAGTATCATATGTATTATATCTCGGAATTAAGAGAAGGTGAGCAAGTCTCAGAGCATTACCTTTGCAAACAAAAACAAATATTAAAAACAAGAGCAGGAAAAACCTACTATTCATTAAAATTACAAGATAAAACAGGTATTCTAGACGCAAAAGTTTGGGATTTAAATGATGGAATAGATGATTTTAATCAAAATGATTATATAAAAGTAGAAGGTCAAGTGGTGACTTTTCAAAGTGCGTATCAGCTTAATATAAGAAGAATTAGAAGAAGTCAAGAAGGAGAATACGATCCTAAAAACTATATCCCAACTTCAGATAGAGATTTAGATGAAATGTATCAAGAATTATTAGGTTATATTGAGGCAATTCAAGAACCGACCATTAAGCAATTAACAGAAAAGTTTTTTGTAGAAGATAAAGACTTTGTGAACAAATTCAAAGAACATTCTGCAGCAAAAAGTATGCACCATAGTTATATGGGCGGTTTATTAGAACATACGCTGTGTATACTGAATTTATGTGAATTTTATGCCAAACAATATCCAATCATAAACAAAGATATATTGTATGCGTCAGCATTATTTCATGATATTGGTAAAATGGAAGAATTATCAACCTTTCCAGAAAATGACTATACAGATGAAGGTCAATTATTAGGACATATTATTATCGTCTTACAATGGATAGATGAAAAAGCAAAAGAAATTACAGGAATGAAAAAGAGTATAATAAACCATATTAAACATTGTATTATAGCGCATCATGGAGAATTAGAATATGGTTCGCCTAAAAAGCCTCAAACCATAGAAGCATTAGCACTTCATTTTGCTGACAATACAGATGCCAAATTAAGAACCTTTACAGAATTACTAGGAAGCTCTATTGAAGAGGGACCTTGGATTGGTTGGCAACGAATTTTTGACTCTAACATAAGAAAAACAACATTTTAGTTAGATAATTATGCACATAAGAAAAGGGATTGAGCGTATTATGGGAATTTCAAAAAATGACTATTACACAATAAAAATTGAAGACATAGGTGACAAAGGAGAAGGTATTGGCAAATATGAAGGCTATACCATTTTTGTAAAAGATGCCTATGTTGAAGATGAAGTTAAAGTAAAACTAACAAAAGTAAAAAAAAACTATGCCTTTGGAAGACTAATAGAAATTATTAAACCGTCTCCCTATCGAATAGAACCACCTTGTGAAGTATATAAACAGTGTGGTGGTTGTCAAATTCAAGGGCTAGATTATGACAAACAATTGGTATTTAAAGAAAAAAAAGTTAAAGATGCCTTAGAAAGAATAGGAAAACTAAAAAACATCAATATAAACACAATCATAGGGATGGAGCATCCCTTTTTTTATAGAAACAAAAGTCAATACCCAGTGAAAAGGGATAATGAAGGCAATCTAAAGATAGGATTTTATGCCACACGATCACATCATGTTATTGAACATGAAAAATGTTATATTGGCAATCCAGTTAATGAATCCATTATAGAAATCATTAAACAATACGTACACAATAATAATATTTCAATATATGACGAAGAAAACCATAAAGGGCTAATGCGTCATATTTTGATTAGAGCGGGACATTTTACAAAAGAAATAATGGTTTGCATAGTTATTAATGGAAAAGACTTGCCTCAAAAAGATCAAGTAATCAAAGCCTTAACCACAATACCCAATATGAAAAGTATCAGTGTGAACATTAATACTGAAAAAACAAATGTCATCTTAGGTCATCAAACAAAAAAACTTTGGGGAACCGATTATATTTTAGATACTTTAGGAAATATAACCTATCAAATATCTCCACAATCTTTTTATCAAGTGAATACGGTACAAACAGAGAAGTTATATAATAAAGTGTTAGAATACGCACAAATTAAAGGGGACGAAACCATTTGGGATATTTACTGTGGCATAGGAACCATTACATTGTATTTGGCACAAAAAGCAAAAAAAGTATACGGTGTTGAAATTGTAAAAGAAGCCATAGAAGACGCACGGAAAAATGCGCAAATGAATAACATTAACAACGTAGAATTCTACACAGGAAAAGCAGAAGACGTTATACCAAGAAAGTACAATGAAGAAGGCATTTATGCAGATACAATAGTAGTTGATCCACCAAGAAAGGGATGTGATGAATCTGTTTTAAAGACAATTGTAGACATCAGTCCTAAAAAAATGATTTATGTATCTTGTGACCCATCAACCCTTGCAAGAGATTTAAAATATCTATGTGAAAATGGGTTTGAAGTTAAGGAAGTTCAGCCAGTGGATATGTTTGGGCATACGGTGCACGTTGAGTGCGTGGTTCTGATGCGACATTGTGGTTTAGCAAGTGAAAAGTAGGGTTTGACCACGACATATAGTGGTTTGAAGGCGAAAAAGGGGGCTAAAATCGGGGTGAAAAATGCACGATTTTAGCCCCCTTTTTCAGCAAAAAATACTGATGCAGAAGCTGATTTTTTAGATATAGCCCTCAAAATGATACCGAAATCATTTTAGGTATAAAAGATTATGAAATAAAATTATAACAGAAAAACAGATAGAGCCGGAGAATTGAAGTGCGTTTTTAGCACTCAGATTCTCCGGCTTTTTTTGTTTTCGGAAAGGAGAACCATGCTAATAAGATATAAGAAAAATAAGAGAACGGCTTGCTATGATTCAGACAGCCTTTTATCTGCTGGTAAGCATGAAACAAATCCACGTCTCTGCGGACCATTTAAAAGCTGCGGCGACTGCACCTATCCCTCCCATGGTTTTATCTGCTATAGCTCAGAGGGAAATTGCCTAAGAACCGATATGCAAAAAATAAATCAAAGGAGAAAGATGAAAGCATGAGTGAGATAAAGGAACTCAATCAGAAGTATGTAAGCGAACACAGTTCAGCATTTCAAAATTCCAAGTTTTATATCGAAGATGATGCTGTGAAAGAGGTGTACTACAACCCCGACTCCAATGCAGGCGGTCAACTTGTAACCAACCGCTATTCTTGCAGCTCCATTGTGGAGGCCTATGAAAATCATAATGATTCCGATAGTTTTTGGGATCATTTGGAGAGCACAGCAAAGCAATATCTAACCGACATTGATGCCTCGGAGTTTGGAATGGAAGCAAAGGAGTTTGTAGAATCTCCTTGCGATTATAGCGGAAATAATGAAGAAACCATGAATGCCTTATACAGATGGGCAAATAGCATGGAACAAACTCAGTCCGAACAGGACATGAAGATGGGAGGAATGTAATATGCAGTTTGATCGTAATTGGGTGGAATCTATAAAAGAGAGATATCCAGCAGGAACTCGAATTCGTTTAGAAAGTATGGATGATCCCTATGCTCCTGTACCACTGGGAATCGAGGGTACGGTAGATTTTGTAGATGACATAGGCCAAATCCATATGAAGTGGGATAATAATCGAAGATTGGCACTCGTTCCGGGTGAGGATAGATTTTCTGTTATCTCACGACCGGAACAATCACAACTGTCAGAAAATGAAACAGAACAATTCGGCATGAAGATGGAATGAGCGATAGTCGAAAATTTGGGAGAAATACTATGAAACACATCACAACAGAAGAACTACGTACCATTGTAGACCGTGAGGGGCTTATCCTTCAAGGCTGCGGCGGTGATCCTATGGAATGGATAAATGTTATCAATGACTTATTAAAGCAGGAAGGCATTCTGCAAAACAATGATACTTTCAAAGAAATCTACATCTTTGAATATGACAACTGTACCAATATCCTGCTCGATTTTGAAAATGTAGATTTAGATATTGGTAGGCTTGCTATGTGGAGATTGCGAACGCATGATGCCTTTGGGGGGACTTGGCTAAGTGATTATCTCCCTAATAAGCTGGGAGTTGACATGAACCAACCACCAGATCAAAAGGAAAAGCCGGATTGTGCCCTCATCGGACAGAACAGCAATATTTTCAACTTAATGGGAATCGCCTCTCAGACATTGAAGAAAAATGGGCTAAGAGAACAGGCAAAAGAAATGAAGGAAAGGATTACTATCAGTGGCAGCTATGACGAGGCACTTGGCATTATCGAAGAATATGTTAACATCACCTCTACTCAGGATGAGCAGGAGTCAAATCAAGAGATAGGGATGGAAGGAATGCAGCTTGAATAAATCGATAATTGTTGAATTAGAAATCAGCTGATAGCACAGGCAAAATATCTGTGCTTTTTTAGACCCCAAATTGAAACAAGGCCGTTTTCCCATACAGGATACGGCCTGTTTTTTTGTGCTCTTTTTGCCTTTTCTTTCGGGAAAACAGCCGGAAAGGAGAAATCATGCATAAAGAGCAGCTTGCAGAGTATCTGCATCGGTATCACCACGGTGCAGAAAATGCTGTCATCAGCAAAACCCTTGAACGAGCCCTTGGCATTTCAGGCAAGGAGCTGCGGGATCTTGTCAATGCCCTGCGCCGTGAAGGCATTCCCATTGCCAGTGACCAGAGCGGATATTTCTACGCAAAAACCGAAGCAGAGGTGCGCTTAACCATCCGACATATGAGAAACCGCATCAGTGGAATCAGCGCCGCCGTTTCAGGACTTAGGCGTTCTCTTGCAGCATTTGATGATACCCAGATACGTCTGCCGCTGGAGGGAGGTGATGATTTCTGAACAGCTTTATGTCATGGATCGGCGGCAAGAAATCCTTGCGAGAGCTGATCATTACCCGTTTTCCCTTATATTACGAAAGATACATTGAGGTATTCGGAGGCGGGGGT
This sequence is a window from Natranaerovirga hydrolytica. Protein-coding genes within it:
- a CDS encoding 3'-5' exoribonuclease YhaM family protein, with product MYYISELREGEQVSEHYLCKQKQILKTRAGKTYYSLKLQDKTGILDAKVWDLNDGIDDFNQNDYIKVEGQVVTFQSAYQLNIRRIRRSQEGEYDPKNYIPTSDRDLDEMYQELLGYIEAIQEPTIKQLTEKFFVEDKDFVNKFKEHSAAKSMHHSYMGGLLEHTLCILNLCEFYAKQYPIINKDILYASALFHDIGKMEELSTFPENDYTDEGQLLGHIIIVLQWIDEKAKEITGMKKSIINHIKHCIIAHHGELEYGSPKKPQTIEALALHFADNTDAKLRTFTELLGSSIEEGPWIGWQRIFDSNIRKTTF
- a CDS encoding DUF4314 domain-containing protein, which produces MQFDRNWVESIKERYPAGTRIRLESMDDPYAPVPLGIEGTVDFVDDIGQIHMKWDNNRRLALVPGEDRFSVISRPEQSQLSENETEQFGMKME
- a CDS encoding bactofilin family protein; translated protein: MKKNKGNFEKFNTIIGNDAHIEGSMIKSKSSIQINGTYIGNVEVEDSLVIGEEGKVEGQIKASHLLVAGTIKGNVESNVQIHIMPTGKIYGDIHCKSIVIDDGAILEGMCKMKTDQGPLNNKKETSK
- a CDS encoding S1C family serine protease, whose amino-acid sequence is MYDEKDLEKFNDDNEENNSYTHEVIKSEGHQQDNPQPNYYIEKIKEEKKEEKKTSPIKKLLWVSVVAVIFGLVFQLTTTISEPYFNQLVEEEPEEFRFDQQNTMGGNTDYVETNVDLDEDHIETILSYIEGNNERDLLYNSPVSSVAEEVSPSIVTITSVIRDYDWFNNAFENEGTGSGIIFGENDEELYIVTNYHVIEGATRIAATLIDETTVGTTVKGYDRETDLAVLGINKSELTNSNLNNIRVANLGDSDDLKVGELAIAIGNPLGYSHTVTVGVISALNREVEITDKTLELIQTDAAINPGNSGGALVNSKGEVIGINVLKFASQSIEGMGFAIPTNIAKPIIEDLVNQTPKPYLGIVGQDITEELSEIIGLPLGIYISQVNTDTPAYGAGIKPGDIIIEFNNEKTFTMESLQEQLDQLSPGDRVPIKVIRIVNNNLETFETRINLGNRMDYEFTG
- a CDS encoding GNAT family N-acetyltransferase; protein product: MKILKTSKRLNIKTINESNYTIVYNHLIKDAYTRSNFVSFPKQFITSSNLNYTSLYYLAETFTEEKLIGYLNGYVKHDTRCFWLQNMIIHPDYYRQYYGTEFFYSIIDILRGTYNVNKIYLTVLDSNQKGKCFWSALGFVKIHSITKEVHTSNITATVYEKNLVR
- a CDS encoding M23 family metallopeptidase, which codes for MINQYKNHKNIHKKKEYYTLMFMSSPTKAPRTISIPKWTKYPTFFVVFIVAFMVLGIGTHLTRLEVNLSQQKKLVNELTIQADNYQKEIETLQIANKDQYNQLRHVMDATHLLQEELINLAEHKVDLNQKLSTIERTTDDSLEEIEIELTRIDHNRDFTYASNSNLGTSTTLKMFDNDLKALEDMLDGLYEQVDLEINTFINLDKQVEDLLPYWEAYPSILPVDGRISSNFGWRRNPFGGGSYEFHSGVDLAVTYNTPVKATGKGTVIHTGYDRFSGNLVIIDHGYGITTKYAHNNSIRVSEGDIVERGEVIADSGSTGRSTGPHVHYEVLLNNEPQNPLDYLYEGE
- the rlmD gene encoding 23S rRNA (uracil(1939)-C(5))-methyltransferase RlmD, coding for MGISKNDYYTIKIEDIGDKGEGIGKYEGYTIFVKDAYVEDEVKVKLTKVKKNYAFGRLIEIIKPSPYRIEPPCEVYKQCGGCQIQGLDYDKQLVFKEKKVKDALERIGKLKNININTIIGMEHPFFYRNKSQYPVKRDNEGNLKIGFYATRSHHVIEHEKCYIGNPVNESIIEIIKQYVHNNNISIYDEENHKGLMRHILIRAGHFTKEIMVCIVINGKDLPQKDQVIKALTTIPNMKSISVNINTEKTNVILGHQTKKLWGTDYILDTLGNITYQISPQSFYQVNTVQTEKLYNKVLEYAQIKGDETIWDIYCGIGTITLYLAQKAKKVYGVEIVKEAIEDARKNAQMNNINNVEFYTGKAEDVIPRKYNEEGIYADTIVVDPPRKGCDESVLKTIVDISPKKMIYVSCDPSTLARDLKYLCENGFEVKEVQPVDMFGHTVHVECVVLMRHCGLASEK